The following proteins are encoded in a genomic region of Methanoculleus bourgensis MS2:
- a CDS encoding DUF7557 family protein — protein sequence MPVEATIRVAPEVKGRLDKLKKYPQETYNEVIDRLTRDALEEAAEELTEEDIRDIEEAIEDIKAGRVYTTKELMRELGID from the coding sequence ATGCCAGTGGAAGCAACGATCAGGGTGGCTCCGGAAGTGAAGGGGCGGCTGGATAAGCTGAAGAAGTATCCCCAGGAGACGTACAACGAGGTGATCGATCGTCTCACCCGGGATGCGCTGGAAGAAGCCGCCGAAGAACTGACGGAGGAAGATATCCGCGATATCGAGGAGGCAATTGAGGATATCAAGGCAGGGAGGGTTTACACGACAAAAGAACTGATGAGGGAACTCGGAATCGATTGA
- a CDS encoding aminotransferase-like domain-containing protein, with the protein MVYRFSGRMGRVPESFLDELFRVSAVPGVISFAGGLPGSAYIDVEGLRDAARTVFSEDGRTALQYTTTDGYLPLREFIADRYRRRLGLPATPEEIQIVNGSQQCLDLVAKIFLDPGDAVGMERPGYLGAIEAFSLYEPVFCAVPLVEDGPDLDAFAALVREYAPKFFYGIPNSQNPSGRTYSQEKRRGVAEILEGTETVFYEDDAFGELFFDGKPRPPVKRYLPDLGIMSGSFSKIVAPGMRIGWLYAPEPILREFNVAKQAADLHSNFLCQVILHRYLATHDLDAHVARVSAVYGRQCRLMCDLLDDLMPPGVTHTVPEGGMFMTAALPDGVSSMDVFREGVREGVAVLPGVPFYVNGGGEDTIRLNFSAVGEEEITEGMHRLARVVRRLA; encoded by the coding sequence ATGGTTTACCGGTTTTCTGGTCGGATGGGGCGGGTCCCGGAGTCGTTCCTTGATGAGCTCTTCCGGGTCTCGGCGGTCCCCGGGGTGATCTCGTTTGCCGGAGGGCTGCCGGGCTCTGCCTACATCGACGTCGAGGGGCTCCGCGATGCTGCCCGGACGGTCTTTTCTGAAGACGGGCGGACGGCGCTTCAGTACACGACGACCGACGGCTACCTGCCGCTCCGGGAGTTCATCGCCGACCGCTACCGGCGGAGGCTTGGCCTCCCGGCGACGCCTGAGGAGATCCAGATCGTGAACGGGTCCCAGCAGTGCCTTGACCTGGTCGCAAAGATCTTCCTCGACCCCGGGGACGCTGTCGGGATGGAGCGGCCCGGCTACCTCGGCGCGATCGAGGCCTTCTCCCTCTACGAGCCGGTCTTCTGCGCGGTCCCGCTCGTGGAGGACGGGCCTGATCTGGATGCGTTTGCGGCGCTTGTCCGGGAGTATGCCCCGAAGTTCTTCTACGGTATCCCGAACTCCCAGAACCCCTCCGGGAGGACGTATTCGCAGGAGAAGCGCCGTGGCGTCGCCGAGATCCTCGAGGGCACAGAGACGGTCTTCTACGAGGACGACGCCTTCGGGGAGCTCTTCTTCGACGGGAAGCCCCGGCCGCCGGTGAAGCGCTACCTCCCTGACTTGGGTATCATGTCGGGGTCGTTCTCGAAGATCGTCGCCCCTGGTATGCGGATCGGCTGGCTATACGCGCCCGAGCCGATCCTCAGGGAGTTCAACGTCGCAAAACAGGCTGCCGACCTCCACTCGAACTTCCTCTGCCAGGTGATCCTGCACCGGTACCTTGCGACCCACGACCTCGACGCCCACGTCGCCCGTGTCTCTGCCGTCTACGGCAGGCAGTGCCGGCTGATGTGCGACCTCCTCGACGACCTGATGCCGCCGGGGGTGACCCACACCGTCCCTGAGGGGGGGATGTTCATGACGGCAGCCCTGCCTGACGGGGTCTCGTCGATGGACGTCTTCCGCGAGGGTGTCCGCGAGGGCGTCGCGGTCCTCCCGGGGGTGCCGTTCTACGTGAACGGCGGCGGGGAGGATACGATCCGCCTGAACTTCTCGGCGGTGGGCGAGGAGGAGATCACGGAGGGGATGCACCGGCTGGCCCGGGTGGTGCGGCGGCTGGCGTGA
- a CDS encoding EVE domain-containing protein — translation MRPQMGGEVSPFRMNVRPVAAFAGPLEFKPLIGDLTLITNKKMWSGHLRQAMRDIPGEDYRFILRWAGVEAADA, via the coding sequence ATGCGGCCGCAGATGGGCGGCGAGGTCTCCCCCTTCCGTATGAACGTCCGGCCGGTCGCGGCCTTTGCCGGGCCCCTCGAATTCAAACCCCTGATCGGGGACCTCACGCTCATCACGAACAAGAAGATGTGGTCCGGCCACCTCCGGCAGGCCATGCGCGATATTCCCGGGGAGGATTACCGGTTTATCCTCAGGTGGGCCGGAGTGGAGGCGGCCGATGCCTGA
- a CDS encoding DUF2070 family protein, translating into MESGPDVRVERLTRYLFSAPSWPRSLGIIIVLGLLIDGAAYRAGNDYFLVGTLGFSVPALVAFLLTVPLVRASGRVITHNRSALLALTCTVLSVILSLAPALIFGLALFPALYAGALGLVFGLRVLVLVAVADYRITRMVIPAFIQSGAGIAVGAWIFDPGFVPYALLLQVVFGLVFVFLIWLIERPLKRAFQISGLNFLNTFIAHLTDGSKSMEDFFREIGEEVYVQQASLFFSRDRGRDVLFTVPNVHPGPMGDVGGGNLPRVLHDSFEAETLVAHGCATHDFNLVSESEIQKVVSAVEASREGICYSTVASQPVRVSSGSVEILCQRFGDALLMVSTRSPERTEDLDYAIGMTIMAEGRGSFSHVAFVDAHNCMTSVGSPVLPATRIATEYMKAAREGFRVARDLPLEPLAVGVSHVRVPFSREQGFGSLGVQVLATEAGGKRAAYVLIDGNNVDAGVREPLLDVVLKLVDEGEIMTTDTHTVNTVSGKNPVGYRVPVEEIIPYVEQAVREAVEDLAPARVGAATASCEGVVVFGSQRVSQLASTVNAMLAFIAPISFMILVLAFLLSVFAYIMLQ; encoded by the coding sequence ATGGAGTCCGGCCCTGATGTGCGCGTTGAGCGGCTCACCCGGTACCTCTTCTCGGCCCCGTCCTGGCCGCGATCGCTCGGTATCATCATCGTGCTCGGGCTCCTCATCGACGGGGCCGCATACCGGGCCGGGAACGACTACTTCCTGGTCGGCACCCTCGGGTTCTCGGTCCCGGCACTGGTCGCCTTCCTGCTGACGGTACCGCTGGTGAGGGCTTCCGGCCGGGTCATAACCCACAACCGGTCTGCCCTCCTTGCCCTGACCTGCACGGTCCTCTCTGTGATCCTGAGCCTTGCTCCGGCACTGATCTTCGGTCTTGCGCTCTTTCCCGCGCTCTACGCGGGCGCACTCGGCCTGGTCTTCGGCCTCCGGGTGCTGGTCCTCGTTGCCGTGGCCGACTACCGGATCACCAGGATGGTAATCCCAGCGTTTATCCAGAGCGGAGCCGGGATTGCGGTCGGAGCCTGGATCTTCGACCCCGGGTTCGTCCCCTACGCCCTCCTCCTCCAGGTGGTCTTCGGGCTGGTCTTCGTCTTCCTGATCTGGCTGATCGAGCGGCCGCTGAAGAGGGCGTTTCAGATCAGCGGGCTCAACTTCCTCAATACCTTCATCGCCCACCTGACCGACGGCTCAAAGAGCATGGAGGACTTCTTCCGCGAGATCGGCGAGGAGGTCTACGTCCAGCAGGCCTCGCTCTTCTTCTCCCGCGACCGGGGGCGGGACGTTCTCTTCACGGTCCCAAACGTCCACCCCGGCCCGATGGGGGATGTCGGCGGCGGCAACCTCCCCCGGGTTCTCCACGACTCGTTTGAAGCGGAGACGCTGGTCGCTCACGGGTGCGCCACCCACGACTTCAACCTGGTCTCTGAGAGCGAGATTCAAAAGGTCGTCAGCGCCGTTGAGGCGTCCCGGGAGGGGATCTGTTACTCGACGGTCGCGAGCCAGCCGGTCAGGGTCTCTTCCGGTTCTGTGGAGATCCTCTGCCAGCGGTTCGGGGATGCCCTCCTGATGGTGAGCACCCGGTCTCCGGAACGGACCGAGGACCTCGATTATGCGATCGGGATGACGATCATGGCGGAGGGGCGCGGATCCTTCTCCCATGTCGCCTTCGTGGACGCCCACAACTGCATGACCAGCGTGGGCTCCCCGGTCCTCCCGGCGACGCGGATCGCGACCGAGTACATGAAGGCCGCACGCGAGGGGTTCCGTGTCGCGCGGGACCTGCCGCTTGAGCCGCTCGCGGTCGGGGTCTCGCATGTCCGTGTCCCGTTCTCCCGGGAGCAGGGGTTCGGGTCGCTCGGGGTGCAGGTCCTGGCGACTGAGGCCGGGGGGAAACGGGCCGCCTACGTCCTGATCGACGGGAACAACGTGGATGCGGGCGTCAGGGAGCCCCTGCTTGATGTGGTGCTCAAATTGGTGGACGAGGGGGAGATCATGACCACCGATACGCACACGGTGAACACGGTCAGCGGGAAGAACCCGGTCGGCTACAGGGTTCCGGTGGAGGAGATCATCCCGTACGTGGAGCAGGCGGTCCGGGAGGCGGTCGAGGATCTTGCCCCGGCTCGGGTCGGGGCGGCAACTGCCTCGTGCGAGGGGGTCGTTGTCTTCGGGTCGCAGCGGGTCTCGCAGCTCGCAAGCACCGTGAACGCGATGCTCGCGTTCATCGCCCCGATCAGTTTCATGATCCTGGTGCTCGCGTTCCTGCTCTCGGTCTTTGCGTATATTATGTTGCAGTAG
- a CDS encoding DUF555 domain-containing protein: protein MSDYLVTLESAWIIKDVKSMDDAVSIAISEAGKRLNPSAKFVEIEAGMNACPYCEGELSSALVVANTALVGLMLQIKVFRAESEEHATRIAKSVVGKALRDVPLKVLEVQEI from the coding sequence TTATCTGGTTACACTTGAATCGGCGTGGATTATTAAAGACGTCAAATCCATGGACGACGCCGTGAGCATCGCGATCAGCGAGGCCGGGAAACGGCTCAATCCCTCAGCAAAGTTTGTGGAGATCGAGGCAGGGATGAACGCCTGCCCCTACTGTGAGGGGGAGCTGAGCAGCGCGCTCGTGGTTGCTAATACCGCCCTCGTCGGGCTCATGCTCCAGATCAAGGTCTTCCGGGCCGAGTCAGAAGAACACGCGACCCGGATAGCAAAGTCGGTCGTCGGGAAGGCGCTCCGCGACGTCCCGCTGAAGGTTCTGGAAGTGCAGGAGATATGA
- a CDS encoding toll/interleukin-1 receptor domain-containing protein produces the protein MTIETSEHQTYRIFISHAKSDERIAIALKNLIELLFHERVDIFVSSDEKSIPLGKQWFDIITSALNQADSVLILCSPESVKRSWINFELGGAYFLGKDVIPICIKEMKFEDLPSPCNLFQGIAGTDYPRLIHFLGEIAQHIGCQFRRIDIENTDYHFAVHGLSSEQNEDAYFTVSGGGVYNRGAPLYLSGTITDGSGILTIKIMSASNPYKSIRDVNVAVQNDQSFEVTIGTSGLSPGQYFVFAETQRGYIAKLTFLITQPS, from the coding sequence GTGACAATTGAGACATCGGAGCACCAGACCTATCGCATCTTCATTTCGCATGCGAAGAGCGATGAGAGAATAGCAATCGCACTCAAGAATCTCATCGAATTGCTCTTTCATGAGCGCGTCGATATATTTGTATCATCAGATGAAAAAAGCATCCCTCTGGGAAAGCAGTGGTTTGATATCATCACCTCCGCGCTCAACCAAGCAGACAGTGTACTCATTCTCTGTTCCCCAGAGTCCGTAAAGCGATCATGGATAAATTTCGAACTCGGTGGAGCATACTTCCTTGGAAAAGATGTCATTCCTATCTGCATCAAGGAAATGAAGTTTGAAGATCTTCCATCGCCATGCAATCTCTTCCAGGGTATTGCCGGAACTGATTACCCTCGATTAATACACTTTTTAGGTGAGATTGCGCAACATATCGGCTGCCAATTCCGCAGAATCGATATTGAAAACACAGACTACCACTTCGCTGTTCATGGTTTGTCTTCTGAGCAGAATGAGGACGCATATTTCACCGTATCTGGAGGAGGGGTATACAACAGGGGAGCACCGTTGTATCTCTCTGGTACCATTACAGACGGGAGTGGAATCCTTACGATCAAAATAATGAGCGCATCTAACCCTTACAAATCGATCAGAGACGTGAATGTCGCAGTGCAGAACGATCAAAGTTTTGAGGTCACCATCGGCACTTCAGGCCTCTCACCAGGACAGTACTTTGTCTTCGCAGAGACACAGCGAGGGTACATAGCAAAATTGACATTTTTGATTACCCAACCCTCTTGA
- a CDS encoding carbohydrate kinase family protein, whose protein sequence is MISVVGHTAIDHLFRVPDLPGRHNSTYIMDHKVYFGGGAANIAAGIATLGEKCQLISSVGGDFPGSDYDRWLRDLGVEQDFAVVEGARTATAYVFTDDAGDQETFFEWGASTAFASAEAPALDFVHMATADPDFNVRVAEKSTFASFDPGQDLLCYTPDQLEIILANIEILFSNNHEMDRMCDMLGLERAALIASVPMVVTTRGAEGSMLYMEGEEYPVPAVRVEAVDPTGAGDGYRAGFLTAFWKGYAPLDCCRAGAVVSSFVVEQVGTQTNLPDWDRMLGRYRKVFGEPGQIIA, encoded by the coding sequence ATGATATCGGTCGTCGGGCATACCGCCATCGATCATCTCTTCCGGGTGCCGGACCTCCCCGGGAGGCACAACTCGACCTATATCATGGACCATAAGGTCTACTTCGGCGGCGGGGCGGCAAACATCGCGGCAGGGATAGCGACCCTCGGCGAGAAGTGCCAACTGATCTCGTCGGTCGGCGGCGATTTCCCGGGGAGCGATTATGACCGCTGGCTCCGGGATCTCGGGGTCGAGCAGGACTTTGCCGTGGTCGAGGGTGCCCGCACCGCGACCGCGTACGTCTTCACAGACGACGCCGGCGACCAGGAGACCTTCTTTGAGTGGGGCGCCTCGACCGCGTTCGCCAGTGCAGAGGCCCCTGCCCTCGACTTCGTCCATATGGCGACGGCCGACCCGGATTTCAACGTCCGGGTGGCCGAGAAGAGCACATTCGCCTCCTTTGACCCGGGCCAGGACCTCCTCTGCTACACCCCGGACCAGCTCGAGATCATCCTCGCGAACATCGAGATCCTCTTCTCAAACAACCACGAGATGGACCGGATGTGCGATATGCTCGGGCTGGAGCGCGCAGCGCTCATCGCGTCGGTTCCCATGGTGGTCACGACCCGGGGGGCTGAGGGGAGCATGCTCTACATGGAGGGCGAGGAGTACCCCGTCCCGGCAGTCAGGGTGGAGGCGGTCGACCCCACCGGCGCCGGCGACGGTTACCGGGCCGGGTTCCTCACGGCGTTTTGGAAAGGCTACGCCCCGCTCGACTGCTGTCGTGCGGGGGCGGTGGTCTCGTCCTTCGTCGTTGAGCAGGTGGGCACCCAGACGAACCTCCCTGACTGGGACCGGATGCTTGGGCGCTACCGGAAGGTCTTTGGCGAACCCGGGCAAATAATTGCCTGA
- a CDS encoding restriction endonuclease subunit S, whose protein sequence is MYQTVGCKLYGLGVYGREIKKGHEIAAKKMYRIRENDLLINRIWAQKGSAGIVPKHLDGAVVTNDFPVVEFDLTKVFPPYIAWYVKYQDFWDECRSHSHGTSGRERLKPKELPNITFPLPPLNEQQRVAAILDRLMERIDEARRQREAAMEAIKVFKKTSAQEYLNKKDYPHKSIATLCDIISGGTPSKSNPDYWDGSIPWVRPKNMKNKEILDSDAHITENALKETNIKLLEPDTVLIVVRGMIMVHTVPSAVLKNRAVINQDMKGLVVNDSLLPEYLCACLWIYNDKLLSLVEKSGHGTRRLPTESLLNFTIPVPTLFEQRQLLANLSALNGKIKEIQHLQITSKNDLEDLIPSLLQKAFAGEL, encoded by the coding sequence ATGTACCAAACAGTTGGATGTAAACTGTATGGTTTGGGAGTTTATGGGCGGGAAATTAAAAAAGGGCATGAAATTGCCGCTAAAAAGATGTACCGGATACGTGAGAATGACCTGCTAATCAATCGAATATGGGCACAAAAGGGTTCAGCAGGGATAGTCCCAAAACATCTAGACGGTGCCGTCGTAACTAACGATTTCCCTGTCGTTGAGTTTGACTTAACGAAGGTCTTTCCGCCCTACATCGCATGGTATGTTAAATATCAGGATTTCTGGGATGAATGCCGAAGCCATTCGCATGGCACAAGTGGTCGAGAGCGACTGAAACCAAAAGAACTACCTAATATCACATTCCCCCTCCCTCCCCTCAACGAACAGCAGCGCGTCGCCGCCATCCTTGATCGCCTGATGGAGCGGATCGATGAGGCGCGGCGGCAGCGGGAGGCGGCAATGGAGGCTATCAAAGTGTTTAAAAAAACCTCCGCGCAAGAGTATCTTAACAAGAAGGATTATCCCCACAAATCTATCGCTACATTATGTGACATTATAAGTGGAGGAACGCCTTCAAAGAGCAATCCAGACTATTGGGATGGTTCAATACCCTGGGTTCGACCTAAAAACATGAAGAATAAAGAGATACTTGACTCTGACGCTCATATTACTGAGAATGCCCTCAAAGAAACAAATATCAAACTTTTAGAGCCAGATACAGTGCTTATCGTCGTACGGGGGATGATTATGGTACATACAGTTCCTTCAGCAGTGCTAAAAAATAGGGCAGTAATTAATCAGGATATGAAAGGACTTGTCGTAAATGATTCATTATTACCTGAATATTTGTGTGCGTGCCTGTGGATTTATAACGATAAATTGTTGAGCCTTGTGGAGAAGTCAGGGCATGGCACCCGCCGACTGCCCACTGAAAGTCTCTTAAATTTTACAATTCCAGTCCCTACCCTCTTTGAGCAAAGACAACTTTTAGCCAATTTAAGTGCTCTCAATGGGAAGATCAAGGAGATTCAACACCTCCAGATAACATCAAAAAATGATCTCGAAGACCTCATCCCCAGCCTCCTCCAGAAAGCGTTTGCCGGGGAACTTTAA
- a CDS encoding type II toxin-antitoxin system RelE family toxin codes for MPYAVIWTEKALKGLKRLPRETAARIIATVERTCDNHPDRLQQLHGSPYFKLRVGKYRVIMDLSDEAMIVYVIKVGKRENVYDNI; via the coding sequence ATGCCCTACGCGGTGATCTGGACCGAAAAGGCCCTTAAAGGCCTGAAACGTCTCCCACGCGAGACCGCTGCAAGGATTATCGCGACCGTCGAGAGAACCTGTGACAACCACCCGGATCGCCTGCAACAACTGCACGGATCTCCATATTTCAAGTTGCGGGTAGGAAAATATCGCGTCATCATGGATTTAAGCGATGAGGCGATGATTGTATATGTCATCAAGGTTGGGAAGCGAGAGAACGTTTACGACAATATATGA